The DNA segment ACGCAACTTATCAAGCGCATCTACGACCGCTTCAACGCGAGAGATATCGACGCTGTACTCACCGAGCTTGCCGATGATGTTGTTTGGGCAAACGGTATGGATGGAGGCCACGTCCATGGACGTGAGGCTGTGCGCGATTATTGGACACGGCAATGGGCGGTCGTCAGTCCACATGTCGAGCCGATGGCAATTCAGACAACCGATGACGGTGTGGTCGCTGTCGAGGTGATTCAGTCCGTGTTCGATCTCGACGGCCGGCCGCTGACGGGGCAGACCCATGGGCTGAAGGACAAGACAGTGATGCACATCTTTCGCATGGAGAGTGGTAAGATCGTGCGCTTTGATATTAAGGACACCCCATAGGCATCTCGTGGGACCATGCCATCAAAGCAGGCGGAATCCCGCCTGCCCTATTCCGGCACTACGTCAGCGGTGCGCCGATTGGTCAAATAAACGCCAATCACCACTATCACCGTGCCGATGATGATCGGCAAAGTCAGCGGTTCGCCGAAGGCGATCGCCGCCTCGATGGCGACGGCGGGCGGCATCAGATAGATCAGCGAAGCGGCGCGCGACACTTGCCCGCGACGGATGAGGTAGAGCAGCAGACCGACGGCACCCATCGACAGGCCGAAAACAGACCAAGCAAGAGCAAGGAACGCCTCGTGCGTGCCGTCGAAATGCAAATTTTCGAACGTCAGCGCCAAAGGCGCGGCAACGATGAGTGCACCGACATATTGCAGCGTCGCGATGGTCCTAAGGTCGCCGGTCTGCAGATGCCGCTTTTGATAAAGCGTCCCATACGTCACGGAGACCATCGCGAGCAGATTGACGCCGAGCGGGATAGCCGAATTCCAGAGATTGGCGGTATCCGATGATAGAAGCTTCGGCGAGATGGCGATCGCGATGCCCGCGAAACCAAGCAGCAAGCCAAGCCGCTGCGCCGGCTGCAGGCGCTCCCCGACCAGATAGGGCGCAGCCATCGCCGTCATGAGCGGCTGCAGGGCAGCGATAATGCCCGAAATCCCCGCAGGCACGCCACTGGCGATCGCCCACCAAAGACCGCCGAGATAAAACCCATGTAGAAAGATGCCGGAATAAATGGCGCGGAAGACGCTCGACCAATCACGCGGCCACTTCGCGCCCGTAAAAGCGCAAAACAAAACGAAGGCGAGCGCCGAGAGGCTGTACCGGATCATAAGAAAAGTGAATGGACCCGAGTGCATCGCCGCATATTTCGCAACGATCCAGCCTGTGGACCAAAGAAAGACGAAGATCGCCGGCGCGAATGTGTCGAGGGACATGGAGGCTCAGACTGAAATTGATGTTGCAGACTCGAATCGGGCCCGAACTGAAACCGGATCGTCGCTATACAAGGTAGCCGCTGATAGCCGAAGACAGTCAAGGCGTCAAAATCGAACCGCTGAAACCAATCATCAATTTTTCTTCACATCCGCTTCTCTACTCTTGCTTGAGGGATTTCACGCCGCTCTCTGCACCGACGACAAAATAAGCACGTGCTTAGATTTTGATCGCAGCGCCGCGGCCGTAAACTTTCATTTACGGGCGCGTTGACCCGAAACGCCCGGAATCCCGGCGTTTCCGCCGGTTTCGAAATTCGTACATGCAAATGCGCATACTTCTTGCATTGTCAAAACTGTTGTATTCAAATGGGAAAAAACACGGGGACCGCGCCTTTGGCATTTGATGAAATGATTACTGCGGATGAAAGTCCGCGCACGCCTTACGAAAAATATTTCGAGTGGTACTCCGGCCAGGACAGAGGCCATCTAATTGCCAAATCCCGCGATGCGGAAAACATCTTCCGAAAAACGGGTATCACCTTCGCAGTCTACGGGCACGCGGACTCCGCCGAAAAACTCATCCCCTTCGACATCATCCCCCGCATCATTTCCGGCCGAGAATGGCGCAAGCTCGCCCAGGGCATTGAACAGCGCGTCATCGCGCTCAACGCTTTCCTCGACGATATCTACCACAAGCAAGAGATCATCCGCGCCGGACGCATCCCGCGCGAATTGATCGAGAAGAACGACGCCTTCCTGCCGGAGATGATCGGCTTCCGTCCGCCGGGCGGTGTTTATACCCACATCGTCGGCACCGACATCGTGCGGACGGCCGAAGACCAGTTCTACGTGCTGGAAGACAATGCCCGCACCCCCTCCGGCGTCAGCTACATGCTGGAAAACCGGGAAACTATGATGCAGATGTTCCCGGAGCTGTTTCACCAGAACAAGGTGCAGCGCGTCGAGGACTATCCGCTGCTGCTGCGCCAGAGCCTCGCCTCACTCGCCCCTCGCGGCTGCAACGGCAAGCCGCGCGTCGCCGTTCTGACCCCCGGCATCTATAATTCCGCCTATTACGAGCATTCCTTCCTGGCCGACATGATGGGCGTGGAGCTGGTCGAAGGCTCGGATCTGCGTGTCATCGACGGCAAGGTGAAAATGCGCACCACGCGCGGCTATGAGGCGATCGACGTTCTCTATCGCCGCGTGGACGACGACTTCCTCGACCCCCTCACCTTCCGCGCGGATTCGGCCCTCGGCATTCCCGGCATCATGGATGTCTATCGCGCCGGCCATATCACCATCGCCAATGCGCCCGG comes from the Rhizobium sp. NXC24 genome and includes:
- a CDS encoding nuclear transport factor 2 family protein, whose translation is MSDTHTQLIKRIYDRFNARDIDAVLTELADDVVWANGMDGGHVHGREAVRDYWTRQWAVVSPHVEPMAIQTTDDGVVAVEVIQSVFDLDGRPLTGQTHGLKDKTVMHIFRMESGKIVRFDIKDTP
- a CDS encoding DMT family transporter yields the protein MSLDTFAPAIFVFLWSTGWIVAKYAAMHSGPFTFLMIRYSLSALAFVLFCAFTGAKWPRDWSSVFRAIYSGIFLHGFYLGGLWWAIASGVPAGISGIIAALQPLMTAMAAPYLVGERLQPAQRLGLLLGFAGIAIAISPKLLSSDTANLWNSAIPLGVNLLAMVSVTYGTLYQKRHLQTGDLRTIATLQYVGALIVAAPLALTFENLHFDGTHEAFLALAWSVFGLSMGAVGLLLYLIRRGQVSRAASLIYLMPPAVAIEAAIAFGEPLTLPIIIGTVIVVIGVYLTNRRTADVVPE
- a CDS encoding circularly permuted type 2 ATP-grasp protein; translation: MAFDEMITADESPRTPYEKYFEWYSGQDRGHLIAKSRDAENIFRKTGITFAVYGHADSAEKLIPFDIIPRIISGREWRKLAQGIEQRVIALNAFLDDIYHKQEIIRAGRIPRELIEKNDAFLPEMIGFRPPGGVYTHIVGTDIVRTAEDQFYVLEDNARTPSGVSYMLENRETMMQMFPELFHQNKVQRVEDYPLLLRQSLASLAPRGCNGKPRVAVLTPGIYNSAYYEHSFLADMMGVELVEGSDLRVIDGKVKMRTTRGYEAIDVLYRRVDDDFLDPLTFRADSALGIPGIMDVYRAGHITIANAPGTGISDDKAIYSYMPEIVEFYTGRKPILENVPTWRCSEPDSLKYVLENLADLVVKEVHGSGGYGMLVGPTASKKERTEFAEKLKAKPNNYIAQPTLSLSTVPILVNKGIAPRHVDLRPYVLVSDKVQIIPGGLTRVALKEGSLVVNSSQGGGTKDTWVLED